In Lachnospiraceae bacterium, the DNA window GCAGCTGTAGCTCCTCCGGCTACACCGCCTACGATTATTACCTTCATCTTATTTTTCCACCTTTCCTGAATAAGCAGCAATGCCACCAATATTATTTACTTTAGAATATCCCATTCGTTGCAACATCCCAGTTGCTTGACGACTTCGGGCTCCGGAATAACAGTATACAAACAGCGGTATTTCTGTATTCTTCACTACCGAAACAACATTGTTAAGTTGTTGCAATGGCACATTTTTACTTTCTGGTATATGCCCTTCCTGATATTCCTGCGGCGTACGAACATCCAGCAGAACTGCACCAGCAGTCTTTTTATATTCCTCTATCCCTTGATTAATATTCGCCTGTTTTAAAAAATCAAAAAATCCCATTAACGCACCTCCTTAAAGCATCTCTAAGATTGCCTTCTTAGGTCTTGCCCCTGAAACTTTTGTTACAATCTTCCCATTCTTCATAACCACCAAAGTTGGAATACTCATAATACCAAATTTACTTGCCAGTTCTGGCTGCTCATCCACATTGATCTTTCCAACTTTGATATCAGGGCGTTCACTTGCTATCTCCTCTATGATAGGAGCCACCATACGACAAGGAGCACACCAAGGAGCCCAAAAGTCTAAAAGAACGGTTTTCTCGGAATCCATTATTTCATTCTGAAAATTATTTTTATTGATATTAATAGCAGACATTTTACAGTCCTCCTTGTTTTTTCTTTTGTGGCTTTATTATAATCTGAAATTCATTTGTTTTCTGTGATATCATCACATTATTATCATGATTAATTTTTAACTAATTTATTTTTTCATCTTATGATCTGATGGCAGTCTCACTTCTCCGGTCCTTTTCTTCATAATAGAATTCTGTGTTTCCATCTGTGTTGGAATATAATCGCTTTCCTGCAGAAATGCACCAGCCGCCTCAGCATATGATTCATATCCAGCTGCTTTCATCCTCTTTAACATTTTTGCCAAAGCACTTTTCTTGTCTCTACTTACCTGACGTGTGCTGATGCCCAGTTCCTCTGCTGTTTCCTTAACCTGTTTTCCCATGATAAAATAATCGCTCACGATTTTCTTTTCTTTCTCTGTCAGATCACTGAAGAGTTCTTTGAAGAAGATCTCAGTTGTGATATCCGATGCAATATCACGTCCACTATCTGCGATAAAGTCTGTCGCACAACCGTTCTCTGATTCTAATCCACAAAATAATACTGTATTATTTCTCTGATGCTGCTGATCGAACATATAATGTTCCTTATTATAAGAAATATTAAGAACTTCCAGCTCCTCTGCAGTAATATTAGCGTATTTCACCTTCTGGTATCTGTCGTAAAATGTGTATTTTCTTTTTTCCATGATTGTTCCTCCGATTTGTCGTTTTTGTTGATTTGTGACAAATCGAAAATCATGGATATCTGGCATAATGCCTGCCTCTTCCCTGCATCTTGATATGCTCTTCCTTTCCGGCATCTACCTGTTAAAAAGGAAGCTTTTTCAAATCTGCAACCTGTTTTTGGGTATAAAAAAAGGCCATGCCCTTCCGGGCACAGCCTGACGCCTTATAATTTGAGAAAAGAAAAACCTCCGCAAACATTACGTCTGCGAAGGTCTATTTCTCTCAGCATATCAATTCTAACATGCACGTATTTTCATTGTAATACCATTCACATGCCAGTTTACTGTCAGTTCACTGCCACTTTACTTCCACTTTTCTTCCAGTTTATTTCCTCCATCTTATTCTGTATCTTTTCCGGTCGTGTAAATGCCCAGAGCATTGTTGCATACAACCGGATTGCTTTCTTACGGTTTCGATAGTAAGTGGTGCTTGGCATATCATCCAGCATCAGCATCACATCTTCATTGGTATTTCCTGCTTCAAAATATCTATATTTCAAAAGCCGATAATACAGCTGTCCATTCTTTGGATAATCCCTCAAAGCTATCAGGGAATCTCTCATTATTTCCAGCAAACAGAGATTCATATCATTATTCAGAAGCTTTTCCTGAATTCTGCGTTTCTCTGCAGTCATTTCTTTTTCCGGTACACCTTTCGCCATCAGCTTCTGTTTCAAGTCATCGTAAACATTGAAACTGCCATCGCCTTTCGGTGTGCTCAAGTCACAAAAAATGATCTGCGCCGATTTCTGTACAACTGTATCTTTCCAGATTTCATAGCTTTTTTCTGCACAGACCGACACTTTACTGCCCGGATCGTCTGGCAATAGTTCATTGACCAATCGCTGATCCAGTGCCAGTTTTCTTCCGTCATTGGTAATTTTCAGCATATTGTCTACACTAGCATCTACGCCACCGTTTCTTACCACTTCCGCACGCTCTCCTAGGCTTGCTACGATTTCTTTCTGCTGTTCTGTTGGTTTCAATACTACAGTTTCGTATTCCGCTTCCGGTACTGGAAGATTCAACTGATCCGAAGTCTTGATATCTGCAATCTCCTTGAACATATTCATCAGTTCCGGGATATTATAGAATCTGGCGAATCTGGATTTTGCTCGGTATCCGGTTCCTTCCGGTGCAAGTTCAATGCTGGTCACAACCTCTCCAAACGTGGATGCCCAGGAATCAAATAATCCCAAGCCCATATTCTGTAATTTGCTGTTCTGCAGATATCTCTGCATGACATAAAGTTCCGTCATGCTGTTGCTGATCGGTGTGCCCGTTGCAAAGGTAATGCCTTTTCCACCGGTAATCTCATCCAGATACTGACATTTATTAAACATATCTGCTGATTTCTGTGCTTCGTTCTGGGCAATTCCGGCTACATTTCTCATTTTTGTATAAAGGAACGCATTTTTATAACTGTGTGCCTCGTCTACATACAGATGATCCACTCCCAGTTCTTCAAAGGTAACTACATTATCCTTTTTCTCTTTCTGATTCAGCTTCTCCAGTCTTGTCATCAGCGTTTTTCTGGTCTTTTCAATCTGCTTTACCGTATAGCGGCCGCCATCCTGCTCATATCTTGCACTCTGGATTGCGATTTCCAGATCGTCAATCTGCTTCCGCAGCATGGCTTCCTGCCTCTCATCAGAGATTGGGATACGCTCAAACTGGGAATGACCGATGATAATCGCATCATAGTTTCCCATAGCGATTCTGGCACAGAACTTTTTCCGGTTCGCCGGTTCAAAATCTTTCTTGGTTGCCACCAGGATATTGGCTCCCGGATATAACTGCAGGAACTCGGCTCCCCACTGCTCTGTCAGATGGTTCGGCACGACAAATAGATTCTTTTGTGATAATCCCAGACGTTTGCTCTCCATTGCAGCCGCTACCATCTCGTAGGTCTTCCCAGCTCCTACTACATGAGCCAGAAGCACATTATCCCCGTAAAGCTGATGTGCGACAGCATTTTTCTGATGTGGGCGAAGTTCAATTTCCGGGTTCATTCCTGGGAAAGTCAGATGACTGCCATCGTATTCACGGGGACGGATACTGTTAAACCGTTCATTATAAACTCTTACCAGTCTTTCACGTCTCTGTTGATCTTTGAAAATCCAATCCTTAAATGCTGCTTTCATGGCATCCTGTTTCTGTGATGCCAGCATAGTTTCTTTTTTATTGAGGACACGAATCTCATCCCCATTTTCATTGACACTCTTATCATAGATACGAACATCTTTCAGATTCAGTGTATCTTCCAGAATCCGGTAAGCATTTGCCCTCTCGGTTCCATACGTTGCATAGGCAAACGCATTTCTTGGACTGTCTGCATTTTTCCCGGTAATCCGCCACTCACCATTCACCTCAGAATATTTTACCTGTATCTCCTTCTGTGCAAGATACCACGGAGTATGAAGCAGTTCCCTCATAAAGTCCTGATAATCCGATGGTTCAATCCAGGTTGCTCCAATCCTTACTTCGATTTCAGATGCTTCCAGTTCTCTTGGCTGAACTGCTTCCAATGCACGGACATTCGGTGTGAATTCCGGGTGATTCTCTG includes these proteins:
- the trxA gene encoding thioredoxin, translated to MSAININKNNFQNEIMDSEKTVLLDFWAPWCAPCRMVAPIIEEIASERPDIKVGKINVDEQPELASKFGIMSIPTLVVMKNGKIVTKVSGARPKKAILEML
- a CDS encoding rhodanese-like domain-containing protein — protein: MGFFDFLKQANINQGIEEYKKTAGAVLLDVRTPQEYQEGHIPESKNVPLQQLNNVVSVVKNTEIPLFVYCYSGARSRQATGMLQRMGYSKVNNIGGIAAYSGKVEK